In Lacibacter sp. H375, one DNA window encodes the following:
- a CDS encoding glycosyl hydrolase family 95 catalytic domain-containing protein → MKKINIACLLLLMQQFLFAQRNDVTIRFNTPATHFTESLPLGNGRLGAMMFGGTKKERIALNEISLWSGGPQDADIENAYQYLKPIQDHLLAGNNKAAQSLLQKHFISKGRGSGGGSGANDKYGSYQTMGDLFISWKDSAASVTNYKRWLDIEQAKAITQFTRNGVIYTEECFVDFVNDITWVKLSSSKKQSLNVVLSLYRKENATFKTKKNTLGMVGQLPSGSDKGMQFATFAQPVVKDGKIKQEGNDLVIENATECWIKITSATNYNDATGDLSSTDVVEKAFQYLDKTKPLNFVTAQLKSTAAYQKWFNRCRWKMQDSKAAAALTTNQRLINYNKGEEDLQLPVLYFNFGRYLLISSSRSGLLPANLQGLWAVEYQTPWNGDYHLNINIQMNYWPSELTNLGALAEPIHRFTSSLVTNGKKTAKAYYNANGWVAHVISNPWFFTSPGEGAAWGSTLTGGAWLVEHIWEHYRFTKDTSFLKKYYPVIKGAAQFLQSILIKEPTHGWLVTAPSNSPEHAYKMPDGFVGNTCMGPTMDMQICRELFNACITASSVLGVDEKWRAELNTTVKQLAPNQIGAKGDLDEWVNDWEDGEPHHRHVSHLYGLHPYDEISVNKTPALAEAAKQTLIQRGDAGTGWSMAWKINFWARLHDGEHALQLFKQLLKPVAGADGIKMSGGGTYPNLFCAHPPFQIDGNFGATSGITEMLLQSNDEEIELLPALPAAWGTGGIKGLCARGGFDIGMEWKEGKLVSFTVLSKNGGNCNLRYGSKQLHVKTSKGKVYTYTVNNFK, encoded by the coding sequence GTGAAGAAGATCAACATTGCATGTCTGCTTTTATTGATGCAGCAATTTCTGTTTGCACAACGTAACGACGTAACCATTCGTTTTAATACCCCTGCTACACATTTCACCGAAAGTCTTCCATTAGGAAATGGACGTTTAGGCGCCATGATGTTTGGCGGCACAAAGAAAGAACGAATAGCACTTAATGAAATCTCATTGTGGAGTGGTGGCCCGCAGGATGCAGATATTGAAAATGCGTATCAATATCTAAAACCTATACAGGATCATTTGCTTGCAGGAAATAATAAAGCTGCACAGAGTCTTTTGCAGAAACATTTTATTTCCAAGGGAAGAGGTTCGGGTGGTGGAAGTGGAGCTAATGATAAGTATGGTTCTTATCAAACCATGGGCGACCTGTTCATTAGCTGGAAGGACAGTGCGGCATCAGTAACGAATTACAAGCGTTGGCTTGATATTGAGCAAGCAAAAGCCATCACGCAGTTTACACGAAACGGCGTGATATATACAGAAGAATGCTTTGTTGATTTTGTGAATGATATCACGTGGGTGAAACTTTCTTCTTCAAAAAAACAATCACTTAATGTGGTGCTTTCATTGTACAGGAAAGAAAACGCAACCTTCAAAACAAAAAAGAATACACTTGGAATGGTAGGTCAGTTACCTTCCGGAAGTGACAAGGGAATGCAGTTTGCAACCTTTGCTCAACCTGTGGTGAAAGATGGTAAAATAAAACAGGAAGGTAATGATCTTGTGATTGAAAATGCAACAGAATGCTGGATCAAAATTACTTCGGCTACGAACTATAATGATGCAACAGGTGATCTTTCTTCAACAGATGTAGTTGAAAAAGCATTTCAATATCTTGACAAAACAAAGCCGTTGAATTTTGTAACAGCACAACTGAAAAGTACGGCTGCCTATCAAAAATGGTTCAATCGTTGTCGCTGGAAAATGCAGGATAGTAAAGCAGCGGCTGCACTTACAACTAATCAGCGTTTGATCAATTACAACAAAGGAGAAGAAGATCTGCAATTGCCTGTGTTGTATTTTAATTTCGGCAGATATTTGCTCATCAGTTCTTCACGTTCTGGTTTATTGCCTGCAAACCTGCAAGGACTGTGGGCTGTTGAATATCAAACACCTTGGAATGGCGATTATCATCTCAATATTAATATACAGATGAATTACTGGCCATCTGAATTAACAAACTTAGGTGCATTGGCCGAGCCGATTCATCGTTTCACTTCTTCATTGGTAACGAACGGAAAAAAAACTGCAAAGGCATATTATAATGCAAATGGCTGGGTGGCGCATGTCATCAGCAATCCATGGTTCTTTACTTCACCAGGTGAAGGCGCTGCCTGGGGATCAACGTTGACAGGTGGTGCATGGTTGGTTGAACATATCTGGGAACATTATCGTTTTACAAAAGATACTTCGTTCCTAAAAAAATATTATCCTGTAATAAAAGGTGCTGCACAGTTTTTACAATCGATCTTAATTAAAGAACCAACACATGGCTGGTTGGTAACAGCACCATCTAACTCGCCGGAACATGCATATAAAATGCCGGATGGTTTTGTTGGTAATACATGTATGGGGCCAACAATGGATATGCAGATATGCAGGGAATTATTCAATGCATGTATCACTGCGTCGTCAGTTTTAGGTGTTGATGAAAAATGGCGTGCCGAGTTAAACACTACAGTAAAACAATTAGCGCCCAATCAAATTGGTGCCAAAGGCGATCTCGACGAATGGGTGAATGATTGGGAAGATGGCGAACCGCATCATCGTCATGTATCGCATTTGTATGGCTTACATCCTTACGATGAAATTTCAGTGAACAAAACACCTGCTCTTGCTGAAGCGGCAAAACAGACATTAATACAACGTGGCGATGCAGGTACCGGTTGGAGTATGGCATGGAAAATAAATTTCTGGGCACGCTTACATGATGGTGAGCATGCATTGCAATTGTTTAAGCAATTACTGAAACCTGTTGCTGGCGCCGATGGAATTAAAATGAGTGGAGGTGGAACTTATCCGAATTTGTTTTGTGCCCATCCACCATTCCAGATCGATGGAAACTTTGGTGCAACATCCGGTATTACAGAAATGCTTTTGCAAAGCAATGACGAAGAAATTGAATTGTTACCTGCTTTGCCTGCAGCATGGGGCACAGGGGGCATCAAAGGTTTGTGTGCAAGAGGTGGGTTTGATATAGGCATGGAATGGAAAGAAGGTAAACTTGTTTCTTTCACCGTTCTCTCAAAGAATGGAGGCAATTGTAATCTTCGTTATGGAAGCAAACAACTACATGTGAAAACCAG
- a CDS encoding alpha-L-fucosidase, with product MIKISVRFYFLLSLVLMSNILFAQYQPTWESLDQRPVPQWFKDSKFGIFIHWGVYAVPGYCTKGNYAEWYQQGLMNGDTARINFHKKKFGDRTYYDLANDFKAELFQPDEWAKLFEQSGAKYIVLTSKHHDGYSLWPDATANKTWGFPWNAKDIGPKRDLLGDLFTAVRKTSVRAGMYYSLYEWFNPLWKADQKKYAIEHMWPQAQYLINTYQPDVFWTDGDWDASAETWKSKELLAWMYNESPVKDKVVTYDRWGSGIRFKHGSVYTPEYQPDLDFEDHAWEESRGMGFSYGYNREEDAWDYNSTQSLVLQLIDKVSRGGNFLLDIGPDEHGKIPPIMQERLLQIGDWLNVNGEAIYNTVRWKTTSQWSEGRRDYTSKSGDMLLKITIDPDPGYAVKEVFYAYNPTNNDLYALLPKFPDNRKIVLKDIQLPAGTAIRFLSTKEQLKWKQVGNNVEVEFPEYNPNKIKAPYAYAIKISGFGKFTAKPKINPTYANGSLQPTVSIASAADELVYYTLDGTEPTEQSTLYSKSFVLNKTATVKAKAFKKGFIAGAVAEEKITRYEWHKALAVANAKPGIVYNYFEPAGKIDLNAVNATATKSGVASVISEEVKQRKEKYALSFEGYVKVNKDGVYHFYTLSDDGSKLFIDDIEVVNNDGEHGSVEKEGKAVLKKGYHKIKVVYFDGGGGNELKVYWQPEGGKKELIPATLLFH from the coding sequence ATGATCAAAATAAGCGTGCGCTTTTATTTTTTACTGAGTCTTGTGCTGATGAGTAATATCTTATTCGCACAATATCAACCCACCTGGGAGTCGTTGGATCAACGGCCGGTGCCGCAGTGGTTCAAAGATTCCAAGTTTGGCATCTTTATTCATTGGGGTGTATATGCAGTGCCCGGCTATTGCACCAAGGGAAATTATGCAGAATGGTATCAGCAGGGTTTGATGAATGGCGATACTGCTCGCATTAACTTTCATAAAAAGAAATTCGGCGACAGAACATATTACGATCTGGCAAATGATTTTAAAGCCGAATTATTTCAACCCGATGAATGGGCGAAACTGTTTGAGCAATCCGGCGCAAAGTATATTGTATTAACATCAAAGCATCACGATGGGTATTCGTTGTGGCCCGATGCAACGGCCAACAAAACATGGGGCTTTCCGTGGAATGCAAAAGATATTGGTCCGAAGCGTGATCTCTTAGGCGATCTGTTTACTGCAGTGCGTAAAACTTCAGTTCGTGCAGGCATGTATTATTCATTATACGAATGGTTCAATCCGCTGTGGAAGGCTGATCAGAAAAAATATGCTATAGAACACATGTGGCCGCAGGCGCAATATCTCATCAACACGTATCAGCCCGATGTATTCTGGACTGATGGTGATTGGGATGCAAGCGCAGAAACATGGAAGAGCAAAGAACTGCTTGCATGGATGTATAATGAAAGCCCGGTGAAAGATAAAGTGGTGACGTATGATCGCTGGGGTAGTGGCATTCGTTTTAAACATGGAAGTGTTTACACGCCCGAGTACCAGCCCGATCTTGATTTTGAAGATCATGCATGGGAAGAAAGTCGTGGCATGGGTTTCAGTTATGGTTACAACCGTGAAGAAGATGCGTGGGATTATAACTCAACACAAAGTTTGGTGTTGCAGTTGATTGATAAAGTGAGCAGAGGTGGAAACTTTTTGCTGGATATTGGTCCGGATGAACATGGGAAAATTCCACCCATTATGCAGGAACGTTTGTTGCAGATTGGTGATTGGTTGAATGTAAACGGTGAAGCCATCTATAATACCGTTCGTTGGAAAACTACCTCGCAATGGAGCGAAGGGAGAAGAGATTATACCAGCAAGAGTGGTGATATGTTATTGAAAATAACAATCGATCCCGATCCCGGCTATGCGGTAAAGGAAGTATTTTATGCTTACAACCCAACCAATAACGATCTGTATGCATTGTTGCCAAAGTTCCCCGATAATAGAAAGATCGTATTAAAAGACATACAGTTGCCTGCAGGAACAGCCATCCGTTTCTTGTCAACCAAAGAACAATTGAAATGGAAACAGGTGGGCAACAATGTGGAAGTTGAATTTCCGGAATACAATCCCAATAAGATCAAAGCACCGTATGCATATGCCATCAAGATCAGTGGATTTGGAAAGTTTACAGCAAAACCAAAGATCAATCCAACTTATGCGAATGGATCCTTGCAGCCAACAGTGAGTATAGCATCTGCTGCAGATGAATTGGTATATTATACACTTGATGGTACAGAACCAACTGAGCAATCTACACTCTACAGCAAGTCATTTGTGTTAAACAAAACAGCAACCGTAAAAGCAAAAGCATTTAAGAAAGGTTTTATTGCCGGTGCTGTAGCTGAAGAAAAAATTACCCGTTACGAATGGCACAAAGCCCTTGCGGTTGCTAATGCTAAGCCGGGAATTGTTTACAACTATTTTGAGCCAGCTGGTAAGATAGATCTCAATGCGGTGAATGCAACTGCAACTAAGTCGGGTGTTGCTTCAGTTATTTCCGAAGAAGTGAAACAACGAAAAGAAAAATATGCGTTGTCGTTTGAAGGGTATGTGAAAGTAAATAAAGATGGCGTGTATCATTTTTATACCTTATCTGATGATGGCAGTAAGTTGTTTATTGATGATATAGAAGTAGTGAACAACGATGGTGAGCACGGTTCTGTTGAGAAAGAAGGTAAAGCGGTGTTGAAGAAAGGCTATCACAAAATAAAAGTTGTTTATTTCGATGGAGGTGGCGGTAATGAACTGAAAGTTTATTGGCAACCTGAAGGCGGAAAGAAAGAATTGATTCCTGCAACATTATTGTTTCATTAA
- a CDS encoding GH92 family glycosyl hydrolase, translated as MCKRFFFFTVLSIVFGLSALAQTNYAKLVNPFIGTGGHGHTYPGASMPFGMMQLSPDTRLEGWDGCGGYHYSDSIMYGFSHTHLSGTGIADYCDLLLMPFAGEVKWKNSEYASPFSHKNEKAHAGYYEVLLKKHNIHAALTTSFRSGIHQYTFDAAATEGKVLLDLKHRDEVLESSLEIINEYEVRGMRRSKSWASNQILYFHMKFEKPIKEFGIALNDVLQNNIRSASGKNIKAYFSFDVSGTKTVQVKVGISGVSMENAKLNLETEIPHWNFTTVKQHAEEAWNKELGKIEVRGGTQDQQVAFYTALYHASLAPNIYTDINGEYRGTDLKVHKAEGFTNYSVFSLWDTHRALHPLMSIINQKRTGDWINTFLAQYKNGGMLPVWELSGNETFCMIGYHSVPVIVDAYQKGIKGFDTKLALEAMTSYAESSRYGLTQYGRQGFVSNDYDHESSSKTVEYAYDDWCIAEFAKWIGNEAVYKKYAARSLNYRNLFDPTTYHIRGKVQSFWFSPFNATEVNNFFTEGNSWHYSFSAQQDIDGLIKLYGGKENFLRKLEELFTTNQTLSGRDQADVTGLIGQYAHGNEPSHHMAYLFNYAGKPWRAQELIHKICTEFYPNNPDGLIGNEDCGQMSAWFVLSAMGIYQPTPGSGVYALGTPLFDEVKIHLENGKTFFITAKNRTEKNFYVNNVLLNGKAHAATFIKNTDVENGGELIFEMSATPNKTRGTNKADMPSSKVDDEQFVAVPLFNMSTNKFKNSLPVTLKHLDPQAEIYYAIVNGEAKPRYIRYEKPFALTSSARVELFASKNGKQSARIAQQFYKVPGDRSITVLSAVHPMYTAGGKDALIDGIIGDANWKTGDWQSYYAKDFVAIIDLQKVRPVKYVGVHVLQEVSPWIVYPKEVVFEISNDGKTFKPLTTVENKIIAELREPEVQTLGADVTATARYIRVRAKTGGQLPAWHESAGSPSHIFIDEVIVK; from the coding sequence ATGTGTAAGCGGTTTTTCTTTTTTACAGTGTTAAGTATTGTGTTTGGTTTAAGTGCGTTGGCACAAACAAATTATGCTAAGCTTGTAAATCCTTTTATTGGCACAGGTGGCCATGGTCATACTTATCCTGGTGCAAGCATGCCGTTTGGTATGATGCAGTTAAGTCCTGATACAAGATTGGAAGGTTGGGATGGTTGTGGTGGCTATCATTACAGCGACAGTATTATGTATGGATTTTCACACACACATTTAAGCGGTACGGGTATTGCCGATTACTGCGATTTGTTGCTGATGCCTTTTGCAGGTGAAGTAAAATGGAAGAACAGTGAATATGCTTCTCCCTTCTCACACAAAAATGAAAAAGCACATGCAGGTTATTACGAAGTGTTGCTCAAGAAACATAATATTCATGCAGCACTTACTACCTCTTTCCGTTCGGGTATACATCAATATACGTTTGATGCGGCTGCAACTGAAGGAAAGGTATTGCTCGATCTGAAACACAGGGATGAAGTGTTGGAATCATCTTTAGAAATAATCAATGAATACGAAGTAAGAGGCATGCGCCGCAGCAAAAGCTGGGCAAGCAATCAAATCCTCTACTTCCATATGAAATTTGAAAAACCGATCAAAGAGTTTGGCATTGCGTTGAACGATGTGTTACAAAACAACATACGTTCTGCCAGCGGTAAAAACATCAAAGCCTATTTCAGTTTTGATGTAAGCGGCACTAAAACCGTACAGGTTAAAGTGGGTATTTCAGGCGTAAGTATGGAAAACGCAAAGCTTAATCTCGAAACAGAAATTCCGCATTGGAATTTTACAACGGTAAAACAACATGCGGAAGAAGCGTGGAACAAAGAGCTGGGAAAGATCGAGGTGAGAGGCGGTACACAGGATCAGCAGGTGGCATTTTATACGGCTTTGTATCATGCATCGTTGGCACCGAATATTTATACAGATATAAATGGTGAATACCGTGGTACTGATTTGAAGGTGCACAAAGCGGAAGGCTTTACCAATTATTCTGTGTTTTCATTATGGGATACGCACAGAGCGCTGCATCCGTTGATGTCGATCATCAATCAAAAAAGAACAGGCGACTGGATCAATACGTTTTTAGCACAATATAAAAATGGTGGTATGTTGCCGGTGTGGGAGTTAAGTGGTAACGAAACCTTTTGTATGATCGGTTATCATTCGGTGCCTGTAATTGTAGATGCCTATCAGAAAGGAATTAAAGGGTTTGATACGAAGCTGGCGTTGGAAGCAATGACGAGTTATGCAGAAAGCAGTCGCTATGGTTTAACGCAATACGGCAGACAGGGTTTTGTAAGCAACGATTACGATCATGAAAGTTCATCGAAGACTGTTGAATATGCGTATGATGATTGGTGTATTGCTGAATTTGCAAAATGGATCGGTAACGAAGCAGTCTACAAGAAATATGCTGCACGTTCATTGAACTATCGCAACCTTTTTGATCCGACAACTTATCATATTCGTGGTAAAGTGCAGAGCTTTTGGTTTTCACCTTTCAATGCAACAGAAGTCAATAACTTTTTCACCGAAGGTAATTCCTGGCATTATTCATTTTCTGCACAACAGGATATTGATGGGTTGATCAAATTATATGGCGGCAAAGAAAATTTCTTACGCAAACTCGAAGAACTGTTTACCACCAACCAAACACTGAGTGGTCGTGATCAGGCCGATGTAACAGGATTGATCGGTCAGTATGCACATGGCAATGAACCAAGTCATCACATGGCTTATTTGTTCAACTATGCAGGCAAGCCCTGGCGTGCACAGGAACTCATCCATAAAATTTGCACAGAGTTTTATCCCAATAATCCCGATGGTTTGATTGGTAATGAAGATTGCGGACAGATGAGTGCATGGTTTGTATTGAGTGCGATGGGTATTTATCAGCCAACACCCGGCAGTGGAGTATATGCATTAGGTACACCTTTGTTTGATGAAGTAAAGATTCATTTAGAGAATGGTAAAACGTTTTTCATTACAGCAAAGAACCGAACAGAAAAAAACTTTTATGTAAACAATGTGCTGTTGAATGGGAAAGCACATGCAGCTACATTTATCAAGAATACCGATGTGGAGAATGGTGGTGAACTGATTTTTGAAATGAGTGCAACACCCAACAAAACACGTGGCACCAACAAAGCAGATATGCCATCATCTAAAGTGGATGATGAGCAGTTTGTCGCTGTTCCGTTATTTAACATGAGCACGAATAAATTTAAAAACAGTTTGCCGGTTACATTAAAACATCTTGATCCGCAGGCTGAGATTTATTATGCAATTGTAAATGGCGAAGCAAAGCCGAGATATATCCGTTATGAAAAACCTTTTGCTTTAACTTCAAGTGCAAGGGTAGAGTTGTTTGCAAGTAAGAATGGCAAACAGAGTGCAAGAATTGCACAGCAATTCTACAAAGTACCCGGCGACAGAAGTATTACTGTGCTTAGTGCAGTGCATCCGATGTACACTGCCGGTGGTAAGGATGCATTGATTGATGGAATTATTGGTGATGCTAACTGGAAAACGGGCGACTGGCAAAGCTATTATGCAAAAGATTTTGTAGCGATTATCGATCTGCAGAAGGTACGGCCGGTAAAATATGTTGGCGTACATGTACTGCAGGAAGTTAGTCCGTGGATTGTTTATCCGAAAGAAGTAGTGTTTGAAATCAGTAACGATGGTAAAACATTCAAGCCCTTAACAACAGTTGAAAATAAAATTATAGCAGAATTAAGAGAGCCGGAAGTGCAGACTCTCGGCGCCGATGTTACTGCAACTGCACGTTATATTCGTGTGCGGGCAAAAACAGGCGGACAATTACCTGCATGGCATGAAAGTGCAGGCTCGCCATCACATATATTCATTGATGAAGTAATTGTAAAGTAG